A window from Aquabacterium sp. NJ1 encodes these proteins:
- a CDS encoding HAMP domain-containing sensor histidine kinase: MKTLALRIYLTVVTVLLVFALVSGWLAQHNMEHERSQVQSVTAWHERAAAWGELLENSLPPAEAPEEEQARVFMDWAERLRVPMALDSAQGHRIATSLMLEDRLQRLPELRERLQRAQLSDGRVLWIMRPSLMRGGHLPPPFGNRPPRLGEPEGPDGPGGAGGLVGPVSPVATLGPNDLPLPPPRPQIQPWLPPLGWLLPTSQAHGVPALILSLILLFVAVAVGAWPVANRLTRRLQALRNGVEAFGSGQLQHRVAVEGKDEVAALANSFNEAAQRIEDLVTSNRSLLANASHELRSPLARLKMAVSIMADMPPERAAQIKEEIHQDIRELDALVEEVLLASRLDARADVEHVAVDLLGLVTEEARRVGAEVHADIASSASTYQADERLIRRAVRNLLENAKRYGGTEIDLELAYLPRQIEIRVCDRGPGVPEDQRDRIFEPFYRLPGHAEHAGGVGLGLSLVRQIAQRHGGQVRCEARDGGGSRFVIALPIQKPEKTEKPAQT; this comes from the coding sequence ATGAAGACGCTGGCGCTGCGCATCTACCTGACCGTGGTCACGGTCCTGCTGGTCTTTGCCCTGGTGTCGGGGTGGCTGGCGCAGCACAACATGGAGCATGAGCGCAGCCAGGTTCAGTCTGTGACGGCCTGGCATGAGCGCGCAGCGGCCTGGGGCGAACTGCTGGAAAACAGCCTGCCACCTGCAGAGGCACCGGAAGAGGAGCAGGCCCGTGTCTTCATGGACTGGGCTGAGCGCCTGCGTGTCCCCATGGCGTTGGACAGCGCCCAGGGGCACCGCATTGCCACCTCCTTGATGCTGGAAGACAGGCTGCAGCGGTTGCCTGAGTTGCGCGAACGCTTGCAGCGGGCCCAGTTGTCCGATGGGCGGGTGCTCTGGATCATGCGCCCCTCCCTGATGCGTGGCGGGCACCTGCCGCCGCCCTTCGGCAACCGGCCTCCCAGGCTCGGAGAGCCCGAAGGCCCTGATGGACCTGGGGGGGCGGGCGGCTTGGTGGGGCCGGTGAGCCCTGTGGCCACTCTGGGCCCCAACGACTTGCCCCTGCCGCCGCCACGCCCGCAGATCCAGCCCTGGCTGCCTCCCCTGGGCTGGCTGCTACCCACCTCTCAGGCGCATGGCGTGCCGGCCCTGATCCTGTCGCTGATTTTGCTGTTCGTGGCGGTGGCCGTGGGTGCCTGGCCGGTGGCCAATCGCCTGACCCGGCGCCTGCAGGCCTTGCGTAACGGCGTGGAAGCGTTTGGTTCAGGCCAGTTGCAGCACCGGGTCGCGGTCGAGGGCAAGGACGAGGTCGCCGCCCTGGCCAACAGCTTCAACGAAGCTGCGCAGCGCATTGAAGACCTGGTCACCTCCAATCGCAGCCTGCTGGCCAATGCCAGCCACGAGTTGCGTTCACCCCTGGCAAGGTTGAAGATGGCCGTCTCCATCATGGCGGACATGCCGCCCGAGCGGGCCGCGCAGATCAAGGAAGAGATTCATCAGGACATTCGTGAACTGGATGCCCTGGTGGAAGAGGTGCTGCTCGCCAGCCGGCTGGATGCCCGCGCCGACGTCGAGCACGTGGCGGTTGACCTCCTGGGCCTGGTGACCGAGGAAGCCCGCCGTGTGGGGGCCGAGGTGCACGCCGATATCGCGTCCAGCGCGTCGACCTATCAGGCTGATGAGCGCCTGATACGCCGGGCGGTGCGCAACCTGCTTGAAAACGCCAAGCGCTACGGTGGGACAGAAATCGATCTGGAACTGGCCTACCTGCCCAGGCAGATCGAAATCCGAGTCTGCGACCGTGGGCCAGGTGTGCCGGAGGACCAGCGTGACCGCATCTTCGAGCCCTTCTACCGCTTGCCGGGCCACGCCGAGCACGCTGGCGGTGTGGGCTTGGGCTTGAGCCTGGTGCGCCAGATCGCCCAGCGCCATGGCGGTCAGGTGCGGTGCGAAGCCCGGGACGGTGGGGGCAGCCGATTTGTCATCGCACTGCCCATCCAGAAGCCTGAAAAAACCGAGAAGCCGGCTCAGACCTGA
- a CDS encoding UDP-glucose/GDP-mannose dehydrogenase family protein has protein sequence MKVSVVGTGYVGLVTGACLAEMGNDVLCLDVDPNKIRILEEGGIPIHEPGLDKVVERNVKAGRLSFTTDIARAVAHGTIQFIAVGTPPDEDGSADLQYVLAAARNIGRLMTDYKVIVDKSTVPVGTADKVRAAVADELAKRGSDVKYAVVSNPEFLKEGAAVDDFMRPDRIVVGADDEQAILLMRALYAPFQRNHERLIVMDVRSAELTKYAANAMLATRISFMNELALLAEKMGADIEQVRLGIGSDQRIGTHFLYAGCGYGGSCFPKDVKALIKTASGADQELLVLKAVEDANERQKTVLVSKVVKRFGADLKGKHFALWGLAFKPNTDDMREATSRVVLAELFERGATVTAYDPVAMEEARRIFGDEPRLKYADSPNAALQGADALIIVTEWKEFRSPDFDKIKASLKTPVIFDGRNLYEPDLVKQAGLNYESIGRATIQV, from the coding sequence ATGAAAGTTTCAGTGGTTGGCACAGGCTATGTGGGCCTGGTGACGGGTGCATGTCTGGCCGAGATGGGCAACGACGTGCTGTGTCTGGACGTGGACCCCAACAAGATCCGCATCCTCGAAGAAGGCGGCATCCCCATCCACGAGCCGGGCCTGGACAAGGTCGTCGAGCGCAACGTCAAGGCCGGTCGCCTGTCGTTCACCACCGACATCGCGCGCGCCGTGGCGCACGGCACCATCCAGTTCATCGCCGTGGGCACCCCGCCTGATGAAGACGGCTCGGCCGACCTGCAATACGTGCTGGCCGCGGCCCGCAACATCGGCCGCCTGATGACGGACTACAAGGTCATCGTCGACAAGTCCACCGTGCCCGTGGGCACCGCCGACAAGGTGCGCGCCGCTGTGGCCGACGAGCTGGCCAAGCGCGGCAGCGATGTGAAGTACGCCGTGGTCTCCAACCCCGAGTTCCTGAAAGAAGGCGCCGCGGTGGACGACTTCATGCGCCCGGACCGCATCGTGGTGGGTGCCGACGACGAGCAGGCCATCCTCTTGATGCGTGCCCTGTACGCCCCCTTCCAGCGCAACCACGAACGCCTGATCGTCATGGACGTGCGCAGCGCCGAGCTCACCAAGTACGCCGCCAACGCCATGCTGGCCACGCGCATCAGCTTCATGAACGAGCTGGCGCTGCTGGCCGAGAAGATGGGCGCCGACATCGAGCAGGTGCGTCTGGGCATCGGCTCGGACCAGCGCATCGGCACGCACTTTTTGTATGCCGGCTGCGGCTACGGTGGCAGCTGCTTCCCCAAGGACGTGAAGGCGCTGATCAAGACGGCCAGTGGCGCCGACCAGGAGCTGCTGGTGCTCAAGGCCGTGGAAGACGCCAACGAGCGCCAGAAGACGGTGCTGGTGAGCAAGGTGGTCAAGCGCTTCGGGGCTGATCTCAAGGGCAAGCACTTTGCCCTGTGGGGCCTGGCCTTCAAGCCCAACACCGATGACATGCGCGAAGCCACCAGCCGCGTGGTGCTGGCCGAGCTGTTCGAGCGTGGCGCCACCGTCACGGCCTACGACCCCGTGGCCATGGAAGAGGCCCGGCGCATCTTCGGCGACGAGCCACGCCTGAAGTACGCCGACAGCCCGAACGCCGCACTGCAAGGGGCGGATGCGCTGATCATCGTCACCGAATGGAAGGAGTTCCGCAGCCCGGACTTCGACAAGATCAAGGCCAGCCTCAAGACGCCGGTGATCTTTGATGGCCGCAATCTGTACGAGCCCGACCTGGTCAAGCAGGCTGGGCTGAACTACGAAAGCATCGGGCGAGCCACGATTCAGGTCTGA
- a CDS encoding DUF1501 domain-containing protein: MTSIKRRRFLQQGSAMAALGTSGAWLANLAAVKQASAQSAGGDYKALVCIFLNGGNDSHNTVIPVDATSWRCYSATRDPAVMATVSGATAPDNLSSIALDQSTLLGISHRNAQGLNTGRSFALHPQLKRIQKLYAGGSAAIVANIGPLIQPTTKVDMLDHSWPMPKKLGSHNDQASIWQSLGVEGTTVGWGGLIMDQLKSRNVNQAFSSVGVSMPGVWLSGKTVVPYLLGTAGFQPMGGSSGQIWGSSTVYAAVRTAASTSTRQDVIASDFVKVASRTLSNEATLSQSLPSSSQAPWGTPGTNAATDPLLQYIEPDTGLSRLNPLAQQLQVIACMIAARNSSGIGAGRQVFMVSLGGFDTHSDQLRQHARQLAKLDHAIDYFQNCLAQMPGGDVRKQVTTFTASDFGRALVNNGDGCDHGWGGHHFVIGGSVNGGDVYGKYPSFMAFDGNGNFFSDELLAGGVLLPGLSVDQLVYTLGKWMGVSEADLVGATPGSGIAPNIGNFDASTRDIGFMV, translated from the coding sequence ATGACATCCATCAAGCGACGTCGCTTCCTGCAACAGGGGTCTGCCATGGCTGCACTGGGCACGTCGGGTGCCTGGCTGGCCAACCTCGCGGCCGTCAAGCAGGCTTCAGCCCAATCGGCGGGGGGCGACTACAAGGCGCTGGTCTGCATTTTCCTGAATGGCGGCAACGACTCGCACAACACGGTCATTCCGGTTGACGCGACCTCCTGGCGGTGCTACAGCGCCACGCGGGATCCTGCTGTCATGGCCACGGTCAGCGGCGCCACCGCCCCCGACAACCTGAGCTCGATCGCGTTGGACCAGAGCACCTTGTTGGGCATCAGCCACCGCAACGCCCAAGGCCTCAACACGGGTCGCAGCTTCGCGCTGCATCCGCAACTCAAGCGAATTCAGAAGCTGTACGCGGGCGGTTCCGCCGCGATTGTGGCCAATATTGGCCCGCTGATTCAGCCCACAACCAAGGTGGACATGCTGGATCATTCATGGCCAATGCCCAAAAAGCTGGGCTCCCATAACGACCAGGCCTCGATCTGGCAATCCCTGGGGGTGGAAGGCACGACAGTCGGCTGGGGCGGGCTCATCATGGATCAGCTCAAAAGCCGCAACGTCAACCAGGCATTCAGCAGTGTCGGCGTGAGCATGCCGGGCGTCTGGCTCAGTGGCAAGACGGTGGTGCCCTATCTGCTGGGTACGGCAGGCTTTCAACCGATGGGGGGCAGCTCGGGCCAGATATGGGGCAGCAGCACGGTTTACGCGGCCGTACGCACTGCAGCGTCAACCTCCACAAGGCAAGACGTGATCGCCTCTGACTTTGTCAAGGTTGCCAGCCGGACCTTGTCCAACGAGGCCACGCTGAGCCAGAGCTTGCCCTCATCCAGCCAGGCCCCCTGGGGTACGCCCGGCACCAACGCAGCCACCGACCCCTTGCTCCAGTACATCGAACCTGACACGGGCCTGTCCAGACTGAACCCCCTGGCGCAGCAATTGCAAGTCATCGCGTGCATGATTGCGGCGCGCAACAGCAGTGGCATCGGTGCGGGCCGCCAGGTGTTCATGGTGAGCCTCGGCGGCTTTGACACGCACAGCGACCAGTTGCGGCAACACGCCCGGCAACTGGCCAAACTCGACCACGCCATCGACTACTTCCAGAACTGCCTGGCCCAGATGCCGGGGGGAGACGTTCGCAAACAGGTCACCACGTTCACGGCCTCGGACTTCGGTAGGGCACTGGTCAACAACGGCGACGGCTGCGACCATGGCTGGGGTGGCCACCACTTCGTGATCGGCGGGAGCGTCAATGGCGGTGACGTCTACGGCAAGTACCCTTCCTTCATGGCTTTTGACGGAAACGGCAACTTCTTCAGCGACGAACTGCTGGCGGGAGGCGTGCTGCTGCCGGGCTTGTCGGTGGACCAGTTGGTCTACACCCTGGGCAAGTGGATGGGGGTATCCGAGGCCGACCTGGTCGGTGCGACACCGGGCTCCGGCATCGCCCCCAATATTGGCAACTTCGACGCGAGCACGCGGGATATCGGCTTCATGGTGTGA
- a CDS encoding DUF1800 family protein: MAIASLSGCVTDGSGAKPESRAEAWRFLTQATFGPDEVNVDRLMTIGYEAWIDEQFSLHPSITYRDFFTRRDAEIKADHPGDGSAKASAEQVVEAFYTRALMDKAQLRARLAFALSEIMVVSCNDDILGTVAPQMTAGYMDTLDSALDGTYRDLLEAVAKSPAMGQYLTYRSNTKEVPSVGHFPDENFAREIMQLFSIGLYELNSDGSKKLDAQGNPIETYTSDDVKGLAKVFTGWGNYRGAAYSSASDAACFFWQSDCRDPEGFYQPMVAYPTYHSVSEKNFLGITIAAQDPPSPQADLTRALDRLATHPNTAPFISRQLIQRLVTSNPTPDYVARVAERFTATGGNIKEVVKAILMDDEARGPITLVAPEHGKLREPILRLTALLRAFNFTNITTGLSASPLDGVNSTRLNYVALGNTSDPATSWGQAPLYSPTVFNYFRPGYTPSQGGAAAKGMAVPEMQLVNESSVTGYVNAVLDLLTNGMGPNVVADLDGQCGAYTLEVQQYIQALDPKVPANKALQDAAAKCKLETLTQRSVTMQLIEQRALAYDPSTLTQHIADRLLGGNMTDKLRQAMISTLSTLDVPALNSQQSNGDTINSALDKRVWTAILMVAVSPEFLVTK, from the coding sequence TTGGCCATTGCATCCCTGAGCGGGTGCGTCACCGACGGCAGTGGCGCCAAACCCGAATCCCGTGCCGAGGCCTGGCGCTTCCTGACTCAAGCCACCTTCGGCCCGGACGAAGTCAATGTCGATCGGTTGATGACCATCGGTTACGAAGCCTGGATTGACGAGCAGTTCAGCCTGCACCCCTCCATCACTTACCGGGACTTCTTCACCCGACGTGATGCGGAGATCAAAGCCGATCACCCGGGCGATGGATCCGCCAAGGCCAGCGCAGAGCAAGTTGTCGAAGCGTTCTACACCCGCGCCCTGATGGACAAGGCCCAGTTGCGTGCCCGACTGGCCTTTGCCTTGTCGGAAATCATGGTCGTGTCCTGCAATGACGACATCCTGGGAACGGTTGCGCCGCAGATGACGGCTGGCTACATGGACACCCTTGATTCGGCGCTGGACGGTACGTATCGCGACCTGCTGGAAGCTGTGGCCAAAAGCCCTGCCATGGGCCAATACCTCACCTACCGCAGTAACACCAAGGAGGTGCCTTCGGTGGGGCATTTCCCGGACGAGAACTTCGCCCGGGAAATCATGCAGTTGTTCTCGATCGGGTTGTACGAACTCAACAGCGACGGCAGCAAGAAACTGGACGCCCAGGGCAACCCCATCGAGACCTACACCAGCGACGATGTGAAAGGCTTGGCCAAGGTGTTCACCGGCTGGGGCAATTACCGCGGTGCGGCCTACAGTTCTGCATCAGATGCCGCCTGCTTTTTCTGGCAGTCGGACTGTCGGGATCCTGAAGGGTTCTATCAACCGATGGTGGCCTATCCAACCTACCACTCGGTCTCCGAGAAAAATTTCCTGGGCATCACCATCGCTGCCCAGGACCCGCCTTCACCACAGGCTGATCTGACCAGGGCGCTCGACAGACTGGCCACACATCCCAATACCGCCCCCTTCATCAGCCGGCAACTCATTCAACGCCTGGTGACCAGCAACCCCACACCGGACTACGTAGCGAGAGTGGCGGAGCGTTTCACGGCTACGGGCGGCAACATCAAGGAGGTGGTCAAGGCCATCTTGATGGACGACGAGGCGCGCGGCCCCATCACATTGGTTGCACCTGAACACGGCAAGCTGCGTGAGCCCATCTTGAGGCTGACGGCATTGCTTCGGGCATTCAATTTCACCAACATCACGACCGGTCTGTCTGCATCCCCTCTGGATGGAGTCAACTCCACGCGACTCAACTACGTTGCGTTGGGCAATACGAGTGACCCGGCCACCTCTTGGGGCCAGGCGCCACTGTATTCGCCCACCGTCTTCAACTATTTCAGACCGGGCTACACCCCGTCCCAAGGGGGGGCTGCAGCGAAAGGCATGGCAGTGCCCGAGATGCAACTGGTCAACGAGAGCAGCGTCACCGGATATGTCAATGCCGTGCTGGACTTGCTGACCAATGGCATGGGGCCCAACGTTGTCGCTGACCTGGACGGCCAATGCGGCGCCTACACCCTGGAGGTTCAGCAGTACATCCAGGCGCTGGACCCCAAAGTACCGGCCAACAAGGCCTTGCAGGACGCTGCGGCCAAATGCAAGCTCGAAACGCTGACCCAGCGCAGCGTGACCATGCAGCTGATCGAACAGCGCGCCCTGGCTTACGACCCAAGCACCCTGACGCAGCATATTGCCGATCGGCTGCTGGGCGGCAACATGACGGACAAATTGCGTCAAGCCATGATCAGCACCCTTTCCACGCTGGACGTACCCGCCCTCAACAGCCAGCAATCCAACGGCGACACGATCAACAGTGCGCTAGACAAGCGCGTGTGGACCGCCATCCTGATGGTTGCCGTATCCCCTGAATTCCTCGTCACCAAATGA
- the rfbB gene encoding dTDP-glucose 4,6-dehydratase gives MILITGGAGFIGGNFVHHWFERQAAAGRVTDEKLVVFDKLTYAGNPNTIAAQLRDGRATLIQADIADREAVKAALQAHRPRAILHFAAESHVDRSIHGPAEFIHTNMVGTFSLLEEARAYWGSLTGADKDAFRFLHVSTDEVYGSLGENDPAFSETTAYAPNSPYSASKAGSDHLVRAYHHTYGFPTLTTNCSNNYGPYHFPEKLIPLMILNALEGKPLPVYGDGLNIRDWLYVRDHCEAICQVLDKGTLGETYNVGGINEIRNIDVVTTICRKLDELRPRADGSKYESLITYVKDRPGHDRRYAIDPTKIQRDIGWRPAETFESGINKTVRWYLENTAWIDTVRSGAYRDWIAQNYAERA, from the coding sequence ATGATCCTCATCACCGGCGGCGCTGGTTTTATCGGCGGCAATTTTGTTCACCACTGGTTTGAACGCCAGGCCGCGGCTGGGCGCGTCACAGACGAAAAGCTGGTGGTGTTCGACAAGCTCACCTACGCCGGCAACCCCAACACGATTGCCGCGCAGTTGCGTGACGGTCGGGCCACGCTGATCCAGGCCGACATCGCTGACCGCGAAGCGGTGAAAGCCGCGCTGCAAGCCCATCGCCCGCGTGCCATCCTGCACTTCGCCGCTGAAAGCCATGTGGACCGCTCCATCCATGGCCCCGCCGAGTTCATCCATACCAATATGGTCGGCACCTTCAGCTTGCTGGAAGAAGCCCGTGCCTATTGGGGTTCGCTCACTGGTGCGGACAAGGATGCCTTTCGCTTCCTGCACGTGTCCACCGACGAGGTATACGGCTCGCTGGGCGAGAACGACCCCGCCTTTTCCGAGACGACGGCCTACGCACCCAACAGCCCTTATTCAGCCAGCAAGGCTGGCAGCGACCACCTGGTGCGCGCCTACCACCACACCTACGGCTTCCCTACGCTGACCACCAACTGCAGCAACAACTACGGGCCTTATCACTTCCCTGAGAAGCTGATCCCCTTGATGATCCTCAACGCGCTGGAGGGCAAGCCCCTGCCGGTGTACGGCGACGGGCTCAACATCCGTGACTGGCTGTACGTGCGTGACCACTGCGAGGCCATTTGCCAGGTGCTGGACAAGGGCACCTTGGGCGAGACCTACAACGTGGGTGGCATCAACGAGATCCGCAACATCGACGTGGTGACCACGATCTGCCGCAAGCTCGACGAGCTGCGCCCGCGCGCCGATGGCAGCAAGTACGAGAGCCTGATCACCTACGTGAAGGACCGCCCCGGCCACGATCGCCGCTATGCGATCGACCCGACCAAGATCCAGCGCGACATCGGCTGGCGCCCGGCCGAGACCTTTGAGTCCGGCATCAACAAGACCGTGCGCTGGTACCTGGAGAACACCGCCTGGATCGACACGGTGCGTTCGGGCGCCTACCGCGACTGGATTGCCCAGAACTACGCGGAGCGCGCATGA
- the rfbD gene encoding dTDP-4-dehydrorhamnose reductase, with protein sequence MKILLLGKGGQVGWELQRALSTLGQLDAFDSDSPGPVNAPDLRADFRDPDKVAALVRHIRPDVIVNAAAHTAVDKAESEPELARLINATTPAAIAAEAAKLNALLVHYSTDYVFDGSGQQARNEHSPVAPLSVYGQTKLEGELAIQSSTCRHLIFRTSWVYAARGGNFARTMLRLAAEREQLNVIDDQIGAPTGADLLADVTAHAIRLVWRQPELAGLYHLVAAGETSWHEYARFVIEWARARGQTIRVAPDAILPIPTSAYPTPARRPLNSRLDTNKVQQAFGVNLPHWQQGVERMLNEIIGG encoded by the coding sequence ATGAAGATTCTGCTGTTGGGCAAGGGCGGGCAGGTTGGCTGGGAACTGCAGAGAGCGCTGTCCACCCTGGGCCAGCTGGATGCCTTCGATTCTGATTCGCCAGGCCCCGTCAACGCGCCCGATCTGCGTGCCGACTTCCGTGACCCCGACAAGGTCGCGGCACTGGTACGCCACATTCGGCCCGATGTGATCGTCAATGCCGCGGCCCACACGGCTGTGGACAAGGCCGAGAGCGAGCCTGAGCTGGCTCGCCTGATCAACGCGACCACCCCCGCGGCGATCGCGGCCGAGGCGGCCAAACTCAATGCGCTGTTGGTGCACTACAGCACCGACTACGTGTTCGATGGCAGCGGCCAGCAGGCCCGCAACGAGCACAGCCCCGTGGCGCCCCTGAGCGTGTATGGCCAGACCAAGCTGGAAGGCGAGTTGGCCATCCAGTCCAGCACCTGCCGCCACCTGATCTTCCGCACCAGCTGGGTGTACGCAGCGCGCGGTGGCAACTTCGCACGCACCATGCTGCGTCTGGCCGCCGAGCGCGAGCAGTTGAACGTCATCGACGACCAGATCGGTGCCCCCACGGGCGCGGACCTGCTGGCCGATGTGACCGCGCACGCGATCCGCTTGGTGTGGCGCCAGCCCGAGCTGGCCGGTCTCTACCACCTGGTGGCGGCTGGTGAAACCAGCTGGCACGAGTACGCGCGCTTTGTCATTGAATGGGCGCGTGCCCGCGGGCAGACCATCCGTGTGGCACCCGACGCCATCCTGCCCATTCCCACGAGTGCCTACCCCACGCCGGCGCGCCGGCCGCTCAATTCCAGGCTGGACACCAACAAGGTCCAGCAGGCCTTCGGCGTGAACCTGCCGCACTGGCAGCAGGGCGTCGAGCGCATGCTCAACGAAATCATCGGAGGATGA
- the rfbA gene encoding glucose-1-phosphate thymidylyltransferase RfbA produces the protein MTASTGQTRKGIILAGGSGTRLHPATLAISKQLLPVYDKPMVYYPLSTLMLAGIRDILLISTPQDTPRFQALLGDGSQWGLNLSYCVQPSPDGLAQAFILGRDFVGNNPSALVLGDNIYYGHDLQRLLNSAAERPSGASVFAYHVHDPERYGVVEFNAQHQALSIEEKPKVPKSNYAVTGLYFYDKKVCDIAADIKPSPRGELEITDVNGRYLEMGQLNVEIMGRGYAWLDTGTHDSLLEAGQFISTLEKRQGLKVACPEEIAFRFGWISKEQVSKLAQPMLKNGYGQYLLKVINDTIY, from the coding sequence ATGACCGCTTCCACTGGCCAGACCCGCAAAGGCATCATCCTGGCGGGCGGCTCCGGCACCCGCCTGCATCCGGCCACGCTGGCCATCAGCAAGCAGTTGCTGCCCGTGTACGACAAGCCCATGGTGTACTACCCGCTGAGCACCTTGATGCTGGCGGGCATCCGCGACATCCTGCTCATCAGCACGCCGCAAGACACGCCGCGCTTTCAGGCGCTGCTGGGCGATGGCAGCCAGTGGGGCCTGAACCTGAGCTACTGCGTGCAGCCCAGCCCGGATGGCCTGGCTCAGGCCTTCATCCTGGGGCGTGACTTCGTGGGCAACAACCCCAGCGCCCTGGTATTGGGGGACAACATCTATTACGGCCACGACCTGCAGCGCCTGCTCAACAGCGCCGCTGAACGCCCCAGCGGTGCCAGCGTGTTCGCCTACCACGTGCATGACCCGGAACGCTATGGCGTGGTCGAGTTCAATGCGCAGCACCAGGCCTTGAGCATCGAAGAAAAGCCCAAGGTGCCCAAGAGCAACTACGCCGTCACCGGCCTGTACTTCTACGACAAGAAGGTGTGCGACATCGCTGCCGACATCAAGCCCAGCCCGCGTGGCGAGCTGGAGATCACCGATGTCAATGGTCGCTATCTGGAGATGGGGCAACTCAATGTCGAGATCATGGGCCGTGGCTACGCCTGGCTGGACACCGGCACGCACGACAGCTTGCTTGAAGCCGGCCAGTTCATCTCGACCCTTGAAAAGCGCCAGGGCCTGAAGGTGGCCTGCCCCGAAGAGATTGCCTTCCGTTTCGGCTGGATCTCCAAGGAGCAGGTCAGCAAGCTGGCCCAGCCCATGCTGAAGAACGGCTACGGGCAGTACCTGCTCAAGGTCATCAACGACACCATCTACTGA
- the rfbC gene encoding dTDP-4-dehydrorhamnose 3,5-epimerase → MKLIPTRIPDVVIIEPAVFGDDRGWFMESFNQERFNNELAKLGLPAARPFVQDNHSCSKAGVLRGLHYQLPPHAQGKLVRVVQGAAFDVAVDIRRDSPTFGQWVGVELNADNKRQLWIPEGFAHGFLALQDETHFLYKTTALYAKDSERSVLWSDPAIGIDWPVGQMALRLTPKDEQAPVLRGADLF, encoded by the coding sequence ATGAAGCTCATCCCCACCCGTATCCCCGACGTCGTCATCATCGAGCCCGCCGTGTTCGGTGATGACCGCGGCTGGTTCATGGAAAGCTTCAACCAGGAGCGCTTCAACAACGAGCTGGCCAAGCTGGGTCTGCCGGCTGCGCGCCCCTTTGTGCAGGACAACCATTCCTGCAGCAAGGCGGGCGTGTTGCGCGGCCTGCACTACCAGTTGCCGCCGCATGCGCAGGGCAAGCTGGTGCGTGTGGTGCAGGGCGCCGCGTTCGACGTGGCGGTGGACATCCGCCGTGACTCGCCCACCTTTGGCCAGTGGGTCGGCGTGGAGCTGAACGCCGACAACAAGCGCCAGCTGTGGATTCCGGAAGGCTTTGCCCACGGTTTCCTGGCCCTGCAGGACGAGACCCATTTCCTCTACAAGACAACCGCTCTCTACGCCAAGGACAGCGAACGCAGCGTGCTGTGGAGCGATCCGGCCATCGGCATCGACTGGCCTGTTGGGCAGATGGCACTGCGATTGACCCCGAAGGACGAGCAGGCACCTGTTTTGAGGGGTGCGGATCTGTTTTGA
- a CDS encoding lysylphosphatidylglycerol synthase transmembrane domain-containing protein, whose product MTQNASPDAMASQVPAWRRALIYGLLALFAGWCALAFRRDIAQIDLTPLKSGWMAVVAAGALSLWNYVLRVVRWRLYLKQLGHVLPWRFVSLTFMSGFAFTLSPGKVGEVVRGRYYLPHGISLASVTGAFFVERLLDLLAMIVLASAVLAELHQYQFFLWAALALVGGLLAGVALVPWQDVSARLARQPHGALLKLVQKVANMLASARQFLSPGVLLMGLALGLAAWAAEAIGLKLVADVVVPDLMSIPAAMGVYSIAIIVGALSFLPGGLGSTETVMAALLVTHGYSTPQAILLTLVCRLLTLWLAVLIGWVCVWLLRDENNKAVQARYV is encoded by the coding sequence ATGACCCAGAACGCTTCACCTGATGCGATGGCGAGTCAGGTACCGGCCTGGCGTCGCGCATTGATTTATGGCTTGCTGGCCCTGTTCGCGGGCTGGTGCGCGCTTGCCTTTCGGCGTGACATCGCCCAGATCGACCTGACGCCCCTGAAGTCTGGCTGGATGGCCGTGGTGGCCGCTGGCGCCTTGTCACTGTGGAACTACGTGCTGCGCGTGGTGCGCTGGCGCCTGTATCTCAAGCAACTGGGCCATGTGCTGCCCTGGCGCTTTGTGTCCTTGACCTTCATGTCCGGCTTCGCTTTCACCCTGTCACCAGGCAAGGTGGGCGAGGTCGTGCGTGGGCGCTATTACCTGCCTCATGGGATCTCGTTGGCGTCGGTCACGGGTGCTTTCTTTGTCGAGCGCCTGCTGGATCTGCTGGCCATGATCGTGCTGGCCAGCGCGGTGCTGGCCGAACTCCATCAATATCAATTCTTCCTGTGGGCGGCCCTGGCGCTGGTGGGCGGCCTGCTGGCCGGCGTGGCGCTGGTGCCCTGGCAGGATGTGTCTGCGCGCCTGGCCAGGCAGCCTCACGGCGCGCTGCTCAAGCTGGTCCAGAAGGTGGCGAACATGCTGGCCAGCGCCCGCCAGTTCCTGTCGCCGGGCGTTTTGCTGATGGGCCTGGCACTGGGCCTGGCGGCCTGGGCGGCCGAAGCCATCGGCCTCAAGCTGGTGGCCGATGTGGTGGTGCCCGATCTGATGTCCATTCCTGCCGCGATGGGGGTCTACTCGATCGCCATCATCGTGGGCGCCTTGTCCTTCCTGCCCGGTGGCCTGGGCAGCACCGAAACCGTGATGGCCGCTTTGCTCGTCACCCATGGCTACAGCACGCCACAAGCCATCTTGCTGACGCTGGTGTGCCGCCTGCTCACGCTGTGGCTGGCCGTGCTGATCGGCTGGGTGTGCGTGTGGTTGCTGCGTGATGAAAACAACAAAGCTGTGCAAGCCCGATATGTCTAA